One Peribacillus simplex NBRC 15720 = DSM 1321 genomic region harbors:
- a CDS encoding Ger(x)C family spore germination protein encodes MKRNFTMLIMLIVFLLFTTGCWNRRELNELAITLAIGLDITKNGQYLVTAQVVNPAEVAGKGSGGTGNSPVIIYQAKGKTVFEAFRKMTKESPRKIYPSHLRILVIGESLAREGIGKPLDLLSRHWQVRSDFFTVVAKGMNAEDILKVPTTIEKIPANKLFSTLVVSEKEWAGTSAVTLDELIAGMISDGKKPVLTGIQADIKGDKETSLSKQNVEMIDPPARIKYGNLAVFKKDKLVGWLDEKQSKTYNVITNKEKSTVVNIACPKGGKAVYEVKKSNTDLKGKIKNGKPEIDLNVTVEGNVGEVECRIDLTKPETIEKLEKIYEKETKEMFKKAIEQVQVNYKVDIFGFGEAIHRADPKAWKNLKKDWGKNFENLPVNIKVQGEIRRVGTVGNSFLEKIK; translated from the coding sequence ATGAAACGCAACTTTACAATGCTTATCATGCTGATTGTATTTCTATTATTCACTACGGGTTGCTGGAATCGCCGTGAATTAAATGAACTTGCTATTACGCTGGCCATAGGGTTGGATATTACAAAGAATGGACAATATCTTGTAACCGCCCAAGTAGTAAATCCAGCTGAAGTAGCTGGGAAGGGCAGTGGAGGTACCGGGAATTCACCCGTCATCATCTATCAGGCCAAAGGGAAAACCGTATTTGAAGCTTTCCGAAAAATGACAAAGGAATCCCCGAGGAAAATTTATCCTTCACATCTCCGAATACTCGTGATAGGTGAGTCATTAGCAAGAGAAGGAATTGGAAAACCGTTAGATCTTCTCTCAAGACACTGGCAAGTGCGATCAGATTTTTTTACTGTCGTAGCTAAGGGAATGAACGCAGAAGATATCCTGAAGGTACCAACTACTATAGAAAAAATACCTGCCAATAAATTGTTTAGTACCCTTGTAGTCTCAGAAAAAGAATGGGCAGGTACAAGTGCCGTTACATTAGATGAATTGATCGCGGGTATGATAAGTGACGGAAAAAAACCTGTGTTAACAGGAATCCAAGCAGATATCAAAGGTGATAAAGAAACTTCTTTGAGCAAACAGAATGTAGAAATGATTGATCCCCCTGCTCGAATAAAGTATGGAAACTTAGCTGTATTCAAAAAGGATAAATTAGTCGGTTGGTTAGATGAAAAACAAAGCAAAACGTATAACGTCATTACAAACAAGGAGAAAAGTACAGTTGTGAATATAGCGTGCCCTAAAGGCGGAAAAGCTGTGTATGAAGTGAAAAAGTCGAACACGGATTTGAAAGGTAAGATAAAGAATGGAAAACCTGAAATAGATCTAAATGTTACTGTGGAAGGCAATGTAGGTGAAGTAGAATGCCGTATCGATTTGACAAAACCAGAAACGATTGAAAAATTAGAGAAAATTTATGAAAAAGAAACGAAGGAAATGTTCAAAAAGGCAATAGAACAGGTACAAGTAAATTATAAAGTAGACATTTTTGGATTTGGTGAGGCGATTCATCGAGCTGATCCTAAAGCCTGGAAAAATCTCAAAAAAGATTGGGGTAAAAATTTTGAGAACTTACCTGTAAATATAAAGGTACAAGGAGAAATCAGACGAGTCGGTACAGTTGGTAATTCATTCCTGGAAAAAATTAAATAA
- a CDS encoding GerAB/ArcD/ProY family transporter, whose product MVKDIKISARQFTILVILFSIGTTILVVPGSLAQEVKQDAWIAAVIGVGIGLLLVALCISLGRMFPTMTLVEINETIFGKWLGKAVSLTFVFFSLYASTELLFYVGNFLTTQIMPDTPIEAIHILFACILIMGIRLGLETLARTGEILFPFIVFLFVILVVSVLLSSDQLKFENIQPVFETELKPMIRAVFLFTSVFSLPLIILLMIFPVSVNQPKVAEKNFFIGILIAGISLIILIALTILILGAENSARQMYPSYALARKLNVGNFLQRIEAIMAIIWLFTIYFKMALYLYASVIGLAQTLKMNNYRPLTLPLVMIVVSLSLIIHPNVAHSTTFDKEVWPLYVSTYGLVLPLLLLAVNAFRKKNKKH is encoded by the coding sequence ATGGTGAAAGATATTAAAATTAGTGCTCGGCAATTTACAATATTAGTTATTTTATTTTCTATAGGCACGACCATCTTGGTGGTTCCTGGAAGTCTGGCTCAAGAGGTAAAACAAGATGCTTGGATTGCAGCTGTAATCGGTGTAGGCATAGGATTATTGCTGGTGGCTTTATGTATCTCTCTAGGCAGGATGTTCCCCACTATGACACTTGTTGAAATCAATGAAACAATTTTTGGAAAATGGTTAGGTAAGGCAGTTTCTCTTACGTTTGTTTTCTTTTCACTTTACGCCTCTACAGAACTATTGTTTTATGTTGGTAATTTCTTGACGACACAGATCATGCCGGACACCCCAATTGAAGCGATCCATATTCTTTTCGCATGCATATTAATTATGGGAATTCGCCTTGGTCTTGAAACGTTGGCTCGTACTGGAGAAATTTTATTTCCTTTCATTGTTTTTTTATTCGTAATTCTAGTGGTATCAGTATTATTATCTTCAGATCAATTGAAGTTTGAAAACATACAACCCGTATTTGAAACAGAATTAAAACCGATGATACGGGCTGTTTTTCTTTTTACAAGTGTTTTTTCTTTGCCTTTGATTATTTTATTAATGATTTTTCCTGTTTCAGTGAATCAACCAAAAGTAGCTGAAAAAAACTTTTTCATCGGAATTCTAATCGCCGGAATCAGTTTAATCATCCTTATCGCTTTAACTATTTTAATTTTAGGTGCTGAAAATAGTGCCAGACAGATGTATCCAAGTTATGCTTTGGCTAGGAAGTTAAACGTAGGTAATTTTTTGCAACGGATAGAAGCCATAATGGCCATCATATGGCTTTTCACTATTTATTTTAAAATGGCGTTATATTTGTACGCGTCCGTTATCGGTCTTGCACAAACGTTGAAAATGAACAATTATCGTCCACTCACGCTACCTTTAGTGATGATCGTGGTTTCGCTTTCCTTAATTATACATCCCAATGTCGCCCATTCAACCACATTTGACAAAGAAGTTTGGCCTCTATACGTTTCAACGTACGGACTTGTTCTTCCATTACTCTTATTAGCAGTCAACGCATTCCGGAAAAAAAATAAAAAACATTAG
- a CDS encoding spore germination protein gives MLILIGLITILIDVTFRIPQSAIILISLFATIAIGETAVTAKIIHPFSLITIAITFLSGFPIISKQLGAAIATLRMLFLIVGYYFGSTGMIIVTTLLIIYMVKLRSVGVPYLAPLLPFKLEEIKDTL, from the coding sequence ATGTTAATACTTATTGGCTTGATAACTATCTTAATTGACGTTACTTTTAGGATTCCTCAAAGTGCCATCATACTTATCTCATTGTTTGCTACAATTGCAATCGGAGAAACAGCAGTCACAGCTAAGATTATCCATCCATTTAGTCTAATTACCATAGCAATAACTTTTTTATCGGGTTTCCCGATTATTTCCAAACAATTGGGGGCAGCGATAGCAACACTTCGTATGTTATTTTTAATTGTTGGATATTACTTTGGAAGTACAGGAATGATTATAGTTACAACGCTATTAATTATCTATATGGTCAAACTACGTTCTGTTGGAGTCCCATACCTGGCGCCACTCCTACCGTTTAAACTTGAAGAAATAAAAGATACGTTGTAA
- a CDS encoding spore germination protein codes for MVHLIYLDGVVNKDSLQENVIRPLLDSTKETVNINSLIEDVSENIIKTAEVFVVKEYKELTDAIVNGGTVILFEGIELGIIAGTTQFKERNIEQAISERTPKGARVGLTENLNTNISLLRGMVKTPSLCVESMKVGKLTDTEISILYIKKVVDQNVLAEVRKRIDIISVNYVLEAMTIKEAIEVGSVALFAMYEDSEPPDAVVYSLYEGKVVVLVDGNPYAIILPGLFMSIFQAPDEYNQKYGRLMNRLLRFVGFLLTIYLPSIYVVLVNFYADGYPIK; via the coding sequence ATGGTACACCTTATTTATCTTGATGGGGTAGTAAATAAAGATAGCTTGCAGGAAAACGTAATTAGACCCCTATTAGATTCAACGAAGGAGACCGTAAATATAAACTCTCTCATAGAGGATGTTTCAGAGAATATTATTAAAACAGCAGAAGTATTCGTTGTGAAAGAGTATAAGGAATTAACCGATGCCATAGTAAACGGTGGAACCGTTATACTATTTGAAGGCATTGAATTAGGAATTATAGCTGGGACTACACAGTTTAAAGAAAGAAACATTGAGCAAGCAATCAGTGAACGAACTCCAAAAGGGGCACGTGTTGGACTCACCGAAAACCTTAATACTAACATTAGCTTATTGCGTGGAATGGTTAAGACACCCAGTCTTTGCGTTGAGTCTATGAAAGTAGGAAAATTAACTGATACAGAAATTTCCATCCTCTACATAAAAAAAGTAGTCGACCAGAATGTATTAGCGGAAGTAAGAAAACGTATTGATATAATTTCCGTTAACTATGTTCTGGAAGCTATGACAATTAAAGAAGCTATTGAAGTTGGGTCAGTTGCACTTTTCGCAATGTATGAGGACTCAGAACCCCCCGATGCTGTAGTCTATTCATTATATGAGGGAAAAGTTGTGGTACTTGTAGATGGGAATCCATACGCCATTATTTTACCAGGTCTATTTATGTCGATATTTCAAGCACCTGATGAATACAATCAGAAATATGGCAGGCTAATGAATCGGTTATTAAGGTTTGTAGGTTTTTTACTAACCATTTACTTACCGAGCATTTATGTGGTACTTGTAAACTTTTATGCAGACGGATATCCGATAAAGTAA
- a CDS encoding ABC-F family ATP-binding cassette domain-containing protein, with protein MITVNNVGLRYGDRKLFEDVNIKFTPGNCYGLIGANGAGKSTFLKILSGEIEAQSGDVHMGPGERLAVLKQDHFAFEEEEVLKVVIMGHERLYEVMQEKDAIYMKENFTDEDGMKAAELEGEFAELNGWEAEPEASILLKGLGIAEDLHTKKMAELNGGDKVKVLLAQALFGKPDVLLLDEPTNHLDLKAIKWLEEFLINFENTVIVVSHDRYFLNKVCTHIADLDFGKIKVYIGNYDFWYESSQLALKLTQDANKKKEEKIKELQNFIARFSANASKSSQATSRKKLLDKISLDDIQPSSRRYPYVGFTPEREIGNDLLRVDGISKTIDGIKILDNVSFTMNKGDKIAFVGKDEIAKTTMFKILAGEIEPDSGSFKWGVTTSQAYFPKDNAEFFEGVDLTLVDWLRQYSPNDQSESFLRGFLGRMLFSGDEVTKKASVLSGGEKVRCMLSKMMLSGSNVLMLDEPTNHLDLESITALNNGLISFKGSMVFSSHDHQFIQTVANRIIELTPKGTVDKQMSYDEYLENSQLQKQVAEMYK; from the coding sequence ATGATTACAGTAAATAATGTTGGTTTACGTTATGGAGATCGTAAACTGTTTGAAGATGTTAATATAAAATTCACGCCTGGTAACTGCTATGGCCTGATTGGTGCGAATGGTGCAGGTAAATCCACTTTCTTAAAAATCCTTTCAGGTGAAATTGAAGCTCAATCCGGTGATGTCCATATGGGGCCTGGCGAACGCCTTGCCGTTCTAAAACAAGATCACTTCGCTTTTGAAGAGGAAGAAGTCCTTAAAGTTGTCATTATGGGACATGAAAGATTATATGAAGTCATGCAAGAAAAAGATGCTATCTATATGAAGGAAAACTTCACGGACGAAGACGGAATGAAAGCTGCCGAACTTGAAGGTGAATTTGCCGAATTAAACGGCTGGGAAGCTGAACCTGAAGCTTCAATCCTCTTAAAAGGCCTAGGCATTGCAGAAGACCTGCATACAAAGAAAATGGCTGAATTGAACGGTGGCGACAAAGTTAAAGTATTACTTGCCCAGGCACTATTCGGTAAACCGGATGTTCTTTTACTGGATGAGCCTACCAACCACTTGGACTTAAAAGCGATCAAATGGCTGGAAGAATTCTTGATCAACTTTGAAAACACTGTTATCGTAGTTTCCCATGACCGTTACTTCCTTAACAAAGTTTGTACACATATTGCGGATCTTGATTTCGGTAAAATCAAAGTTTATATCGGGAACTATGACTTCTGGTATGAATCAAGCCAACTTGCCCTTAAACTTACTCAAGATGCCAATAAGAAAAAAGAAGAAAAAATCAAAGAGCTTCAAAATTTCATCGCTCGATTCAGTGCTAATGCATCCAAATCTAGCCAAGCAACATCCCGTAAGAAATTATTGGACAAAATCAGCTTGGATGACATACAGCCTTCTTCGCGCCGCTATCCATATGTCGGCTTTACACCTGAGCGTGAAATCGGGAACGATCTGCTTCGTGTCGATGGAATCTCGAAAACGATCGATGGCATAAAAATATTGGATAACGTTAGCTTCACGATGAATAAAGGCGACAAGATTGCATTTGTCGGTAAAGATGAGATTGCTAAAACAACAATGTTCAAAATCTTGGCAGGTGAAATTGAACCGGATAGCGGTTCATTCAAATGGGGCGTTACGACCTCTCAGGCATACTTCCCTAAAGATAATGCTGAATTCTTTGAAGGCGTCGATTTAACTCTTGTTGATTGGCTCCGTCAATATTCTCCTAATGACCAGAGCGAAAGCTTCCTGCGCGGTTTCTTGGGCAGAATGTTATTCTCTGGCGATGAAGTAACGAAAAAGGCAAGTGTACTTTCAGGGGGCGAAAAAGTCCGCTGTATGCTTTCTAAAATGATGTTAAGTGGTTCTAATGTCCTAATGCTTGATGAACCTACTAACCATCTGGACTTAGAGTCGATTACGGCATTAAACAACGGTTTGATCAGCTTTAAAGGATCTATGGTCTTCTCTTCTCATGATCATCAGTTCATCCAAACTGTAGCGAACCGAATCATTGAACTTACACCAAAAGGTACAGTCGATAAGCAAATGAGTTATGATGAGTACCTTGAAAATAGCCAATTGCAAAAACAAGTGGCTGAAATGTACAAATAA
- a CDS encoding RDD family protein yields the protein MSDSVGFWKRFFAGFLDGIIVSLPLAIIFGLITGDWENENFSTFFDFLYMLIVPILWYGYTVGKRIMGIRIVRMDGKKLGIGTMLLRYLVAALVYAITLGIGFIVSAFMVGIRKDHRAIHDFIAGTYVTSNKP from the coding sequence ATGAGCGATTCAGTAGGCTTTTGGAAACGTTTTTTTGCAGGATTTTTGGATGGCATAATAGTATCTTTACCATTAGCGATAATTTTCGGGTTAATTACCGGTGATTGGGAAAATGAAAACTTTTCAACGTTTTTCGATTTTCTTTACATGCTGATTGTCCCGATATTATGGTATGGCTATACAGTGGGTAAAAGGATTATGGGAATACGCATAGTAAGGATGGACGGCAAAAAATTAGGCATAGGCACGATGCTATTGAGGTATCTAGTTGCTGCTTTGGTTTATGCCATTACATTAGGGATAGGGTTTATTGTTAGTGCATTCATGGTCGGCATAAGGAAAGATCATAGAGCGATACATGATTTCATTGCAGGTACATACGTGACATCGAATAAACCATGA
- a CDS encoding HelD family protein — protein sequence MVLLGIHPDFEQERQRLDFTKRYMDVVIKTSETSKDQFQRNMQEAFGDADWSESGLYSQLLTTANFFEMSKTELESLSKASKKPYFARVDFERNDSDSGEVLYFGKTSLYQRESQEQIIVDWRSPIANLYYEGRIGEIEYEAEGEKFSGNITLKRQLMIEEGVLEEIRDIDLTTTDELLQESLSKSSSNRLTDIITTIQEEQNKIIRADLNKPIIVQGAAGSGKTTIALHRISYFIYHYKDLFDPRQLMILAPSRVFIDYISEALPELGVEKVKQFTFSEYVQAAIGKQVKLVADDKLTRLLENDDEEINSAVWISGLKGSPAFKCILDEYVKDIFRGFHPDADFYCDKYRLYSAKKFIRLLEEDYWYLPLYSRLDKLKAILQNEVKLKKKTMLERVVDFYEAKIEKALYKNIDPDIRKEFVTKCLDKKEERIGQIKKAIRSSVKGYFKQFKSKDLLDYYQELYQDSERLASYSNGKLNVEDARVLCEYNHKLFTAKSYEMEDLGALLYLQERLFGVDKENKAKNVVIDEAQDYSFMQLQALKTAVDTDMFTLVGDLAQGIHSYRGLQTWEEVHSRIFPRATYTELQKSYRTTVEIMKRANEILQLLTYDFPEVEPVVRHGKDPEFISIEKEGWEEGLIELIASLKGEGFKTFAVIAKTMKDCKLANEKLSGLHKGFHLIDEAGNIPKDKTLIVPSYQAKGLEFDVVFAISLEEAYCHGNELDIKLLYVTMTRPLHRLYFLGNEKNAFLIDA from the coding sequence GTGGTTTTATTGGGAATTCACCCTGATTTTGAACAGGAACGACAGCGGCTGGATTTTACGAAACGTTATATGGATGTAGTCATCAAAACATCAGAAACAAGCAAAGATCAATTTCAGCGGAATATGCAAGAAGCTTTTGGCGATGCCGATTGGTCTGAATCAGGCTTATATTCTCAGTTGCTGACGACAGCCAACTTTTTTGAGATGTCCAAAACCGAACTTGAAAGTTTAAGCAAAGCAAGTAAAAAGCCCTACTTTGCAAGAGTGGACTTTGAAAGGAATGACAGTGATAGTGGCGAAGTCCTTTATTTCGGAAAAACATCGCTTTATCAGAGGGAAAGCCAGGAACAGATCATCGTCGATTGGCGATCACCGATTGCTAACCTTTATTATGAGGGACGGATTGGTGAAATTGAATATGAAGCGGAAGGGGAAAAATTCAGCGGGAACATCACTTTAAAAAGACAGCTTATGATAGAAGAAGGTGTCTTGGAGGAGATAAGGGACATTGATTTGACAACAACGGATGAATTGTTGCAGGAATCCCTATCTAAAAGTTCCAGCAATCGATTGACGGATATCATTACCACGATCCAGGAAGAACAAAATAAAATCATTCGTGCAGATTTGAATAAACCGATCATTGTCCAGGGCGCAGCGGGCAGTGGTAAAACTACAATTGCTTTACATAGGATCTCTTATTTCATTTATCACTATAAAGACTTGTTCGATCCCCGACAATTAATGATTCTTGCTCCTAGCCGGGTTTTCATTGATTACATATCTGAAGCTTTACCTGAATTGGGTGTTGAAAAAGTAAAACAATTCACATTTTCCGAATATGTTCAGGCAGCGATAGGAAAGCAAGTGAAGCTTGTAGCGGATGATAAATTAACTCGATTGCTGGAAAATGATGATGAAGAAATTAATTCAGCCGTCTGGATATCAGGTCTGAAGGGGTCCCCTGCATTTAAGTGTATATTGGACGAATATGTAAAGGATATTTTCAGGGGTTTTCATCCGGATGCTGATTTTTATTGTGATAAATATCGCCTCTATTCCGCTAAGAAGTTCATTAGGTTACTGGAAGAGGATTATTGGTATTTACCGTTATACAGCAGGCTGGACAAACTGAAGGCTATTTTACAAAATGAAGTGAAATTGAAAAAGAAAACAATGCTTGAACGCGTTGTTGATTTTTATGAGGCCAAAATTGAGAAGGCTCTCTATAAAAATATCGATCCAGACATACGTAAGGAATTTGTTACAAAATGCCTCGATAAAAAAGAGGAAAGGATAGGACAGATCAAAAAGGCAATCCGTTCTTCTGTAAAAGGCTATTTTAAGCAATTCAAAAGTAAAGATCTCCTGGATTACTATCAGGAATTATACCAAGATTCAGAACGTCTCGCCTCTTACAGCAACGGTAAACTAAATGTCGAAGATGCCAGAGTTTTATGTGAGTATAACCATAAATTATTTACGGCTAAAAGTTATGAGATGGAGGACTTAGGAGCATTATTATATCTTCAGGAGCGGCTTTTTGGTGTCGATAAAGAAAACAAAGCAAAAAATGTCGTCATTGATGAGGCACAGGATTATAGCTTCATGCAGTTACAGGCACTCAAGACGGCAGTTGATACTGATATGTTCACACTTGTAGGCGATCTTGCACAAGGCATCCATTCATACCGCGGACTTCAAACATGGGAAGAGGTTCACAGTCGTATTTTCCCTCGGGCGACGTATACTGAATTACAAAAAAGCTACAGAACAACTGTTGAAATAATGAAAAGAGCTAATGAGATACTTCAGTTGTTAACATACGATTTCCCGGAAGTTGAACCTGTAGTCCGTCATGGCAAGGATCCAGAATTCATTTCCATTGAAAAGGAAGGTTGGGAAGAAGGGCTGATCGAACTTATCGCAAGCCTTAAAGGAGAAGGTTTTAAAACGTTTGCCGTTATTGCCAAAACGATGAAAGATTGCAAACTGGCAAACGAGAAACTAAGTGGACTTCATAAAGGCTTTCATTTAATAGATGAAGCGGGAAACATTCCTAAAGATAAAACGTTGATTGTTCCTTCTTATCAAGCCAAAGGTCTCGAATTCGATGTCGTATTTGCAATATCCCTTGAAGAAGCATATTGCCATGGAAATGAGCTTGATATCAAACTGCTGTACGTAACAATGACAAGGCCATTGCACCGGCTTTATTTTTTAGGTAATGAGAAAAATGCTTTCCTTATTGATGCATGA
- a CDS encoding GNAT family N-acetyltransferase translates to MKIRKAMEEDVNGIANVHINSWKTTYKGILPDQYLFSLNPEAKKKNWLRNLKMLHNATYVAENDNGEIIGFAAGGPEQTNDSHIQGEVYAIYFLKEYQRQGFGRKMIKAVIHELMKMEHKNLIIWALKDNPSCGFYRALGGQVIAEKTVKMAGIELIEVGFGWEDIQDVLLYL, encoded by the coding sequence ATGAAGATAAGGAAAGCTATGGAGGAAGATGTAAATGGAATTGCAAATGTACATATAAACAGCTGGAAAACGACTTATAAAGGAATCCTCCCGGATCAATATTTGTTTTCCTTGAATCCGGAAGCCAAAAAGAAAAACTGGCTAAGGAATTTAAAGATGCTGCATAATGCCACCTATGTAGCGGAAAACGACAATGGGGAGATCATCGGTTTCGCTGCCGGCGGACCTGAACAAACGAATGATTCGCATATTCAAGGTGAAGTATACGCCATTTATTTTTTAAAAGAATATCAAAGACAGGGATTCGGCCGAAAAATGATAAAAGCGGTCATACATGAGCTTATGAAAATGGAACATAAGAATTTAATAATCTGGGCATTAAAGGATAATCCTTCATGCGGTTTTTACAGAGCCCTTGGCGGTCAAGTGATAGCTGAAAAAACCGTTAAAATGGCAGGCATCGAGCTCATCGAAGTCGGTTTCGGGTGGGAAGATATCCAGGATGTTCTTTTGTATTTATGA
- a CDS encoding alanyl-tRNA editing protein: MTKKLYYTSTRTSQWDTKIRETFEENGFYYITLEETAFYPEGGGQPADTGKIEGITVLDVIKGNDGKILHKTERRPDSEIVHCELDWSRRFDHMQQHSGQHLLSAVCRELFDSNTVSFHLGKEYLTIDIMSGFQWTEVHTDAVEKLVNQYIIENREILIYYVTNEQLQTLPVVKMPKVSENIRIVEIEGIEYNPCGGTHVGRTGEIGLIKIFKAEKQKEHTRLYFKCGFRALNDYSESLGILSALSNMFNTGRTEILNRVEKLENDYKQLLSANENLKLENANFLADSLLAENGGGFISHIFEDSSMKELLYLAGTIVKKEKVTVLLASRKEQKVILSHSGAIPFHCGQYFKAELSSYNGKGGGKEQTAQAGFPSQNDLIAFFQYTVEKLGHNPGE; encoded by the coding sequence ATGACTAAAAAATTGTATTACACGTCCACCAGGACTTCCCAATGGGATACCAAAATTCGGGAGACCTTTGAGGAAAATGGCTTTTACTACATCACTCTTGAAGAAACCGCTTTTTATCCCGAAGGGGGCGGCCAGCCTGCAGATACTGGTAAAATAGAAGGAATCACCGTTCTTGACGTTATAAAAGGCAATGATGGAAAGATTCTTCATAAGACAGAGAGACGGCCAGATTCAGAGATCGTTCACTGTGAACTTGATTGGTCCCGCCGCTTCGATCATATGCAACAGCATAGCGGCCAGCATTTACTCTCTGCTGTTTGCAGGGAACTGTTCGACTCTAATACCGTCAGCTTTCACCTTGGAAAGGAATATTTAACGATCGATATAATGTCAGGATTTCAATGGACTGAAGTACATACGGATGCTGTTGAAAAGCTAGTTAATCAATATATCATTGAGAATCGCGAAATACTTATCTATTACGTGACAAACGAGCAATTACAGACACTTCCTGTCGTCAAAATGCCTAAAGTTTCAGAGAATATCCGTATTGTTGAGATAGAAGGGATTGAATATAACCCTTGCGGTGGAACCCATGTAGGGCGTACCGGTGAGATTGGCTTAATAAAAATTTTCAAAGCGGAGAAGCAGAAAGAACATACCCGTCTCTATTTTAAGTGCGGCTTCAGGGCATTGAACGATTATTCCGAAAGTCTAGGAATTCTTTCAGCATTATCGAATATGTTCAATACCGGACGTACAGAGATACTGAATAGGGTGGAGAAACTGGAAAATGACTATAAGCAGCTGCTATCGGCAAACGAAAACTTAAAACTTGAAAATGCAAATTTTCTTGCTGACTCCCTGCTTGCAGAAAATGGAGGGGGATTCATCTCTCATATTTTCGAAGATAGTTCAATGAAAGAACTGCTTTACCTTGCAGGTACGATTGTAAAAAAGGAAAAGGTTACAGTTCTATTAGCATCACGTAAGGAGCAAAAGGTCATCCTTTCACACAGTGGGGCCATCCCCTTTCATTGCGGACAATATTTTAAAGCGGAACTAAGTTCGTATAATGGGAAAGGCGGAGGGAAAGAACAGACTGCACAAGCAGGTTTTCCGTCACAAAATGACTTAATTGCATTTTTCCAATACACAGTTGAAAAATTAGGCCATAATCCTGGTGAATAA
- a CDS encoding S1 RNA-binding domain-containing protein produces MQKIQAGMAVELEVERKADFGWFLTDGSEDVLLHHNEMSEGTELELGDEVTVFIYHDKQARLTATMKIPEIQIDQYGWAEVVNVKRKLGVFVDIGLSKDILVSLDDLPNIDRLWPEVGDRLFVSLKTDRNDRLFGKLATEDVIQEIAVPAPLKGVRNTSIKGNVYRLLMVGSFFISQEGYRCFIHESERKEEPRLGELVEGRVIDSKEDGTLNVSLIPFKQDLMGEDADVIFTYLMNRGGAMPYGDKTPPDDIKFHFGLSKGAFKRALGKLMKEEKIYQEDGWTYSSDRK; encoded by the coding sequence ATGCAAAAAATTCAGGCCGGCATGGCTGTAGAGTTAGAAGTGGAACGTAAGGCTGATTTCGGATGGTTTTTAACGGATGGTTCAGAAGATGTCTTACTTCATCATAATGAAATGAGTGAAGGAACGGAACTTGAGCTTGGCGATGAAGTAACTGTGTTCATTTACCATGACAAACAAGCAAGGCTAACAGCGACAATGAAGATACCCGAAATTCAGATTGATCAGTATGGCTGGGCGGAAGTTGTCAATGTGAAAAGAAAACTGGGTGTTTTTGTGGACATCGGTCTTTCCAAAGATATTCTTGTATCCCTGGACGACCTTCCGAATATTGATCGTTTATGGCCTGAGGTTGGTGATCGTCTATTTGTATCTCTTAAGACAGATCGTAATGACCGCCTGTTTGGTAAACTTGCAACGGAAGATGTAATTCAGGAGATTGCAGTGCCAGCTCCTTTAAAAGGAGTACGAAACACCAGTATTAAGGGAAATGTCTATCGTTTGCTTATGGTTGGGTCTTTCTTTATTTCACAAGAAGGATACCGCTGTTTCATTCACGAAAGTGAACGCAAGGAAGAGCCCCGTCTTGGTGAATTAGTTGAAGGGCGCGTCATTGATAGTAAAGAAGATGGAACTCTTAACGTTTCTTTAATCCCCTTTAAACAAGATTTAATGGGGGAAGATGCTGATGTCATTTTCACTTATTTAATGAATCGCGGCGGTGCAATGCCTTATGGCGACAAAACGCCACCTGATGATATCAAGTTTCACTTCGGTTTAAGCAAGGGAGCGTTCAAGCGTGCTCTCGGTAAACTGATGAAGGAAGAAAAGATTTACCAGGAAGATGGATGGACATATTCTTCAGACCGTAAATGA